The following is a genomic window from Hippoglossus stenolepis isolate QCI-W04-F060 chromosome 14, HSTE1.2, whole genome shotgun sequence.
ctgcgttcttcatatttgaaaggaaaactctggaaaatgtccagtcCATGCCTAAAAAAGGCTTATGTGAGGTCTGTTTTAGTCCGTAATGTGAGGGAAaagttttatttccatgtttatCATTTCCTCACTTTCACAGAATTTTGGACCGAGGGATTTTGATCAATGATGGTCTTCCTGGCCAAATCCTTCAAGGGGCGCTGGTCCTGAAGCCCAACTTGAAAGCGTTTGTGGAAACGGGAGTTGTGTTTGAAGATGGCACAGTGGAGGAGAACATCGATGCTGTGGTCTTCTGTACTGGATATAATGGAACCTTTCCATTCCTGCCTCCAGCTTTGTCTGAGGGGACTCATGGAGAGTTGACATTGTACAAGTAAGTGTGTTGTAAAGATAGAACTGATAACTTTTTCTTAAGCCTGTCCATGGACAGTTTCCGCGATACAGCGGCTCCATTCccagatcactactgcacaTACTCGGGCTCAAGACGGCAGAATCCAgagattttggcttcatttctggatagagggaggaagtggagatgcgtcattACACGACACCAAAAATAATTACTAGATTGTGATAGTACATCGAACACTCATGTATGACGATCTTAATTTTGTTGGAGCTATTGCTTATTGTTAACCCATTCAAAGCATCTCTtcacaattatttttaatgtcagGAGACtgttccctccttctctccaacACCCCACACTGGCCATTATTGCATTTTTTCGAACAAGCGGACCAATCATGCCCACAGTAGAAATGCAGGCACGGTGGGCTGTCAAGGTCTTTTCAGGTAAATACACAGctttacacacaaactcacacaaaaaGGCTTAATAAGCAAGATGTGTTACTCTGTGCTGTATCCCTTTAAAGGTTCGAGGCATCTTCCTTCTCAGGAGAAAATGCTGGAAGTCCTTGAGTCTGATAGACAGAGATCCATGAAAAGGTAGAGATCATTGACACACTGATATTACCATGGCCAtcattatttatgtgtgtgatagaaaataattaaactcaaacctttgtgtttttaattgtatatgaatgaattatttcctttccttcatGTTCTCAGCTACACCTGCCCACTACAGGCTGCTCTCCATGTGGATTACATCACATACGTGGATTTCATGGCCAAGGAGGTCAGTACAGTTTGCTTCGGGTGAACCTGTGTTACTATGTACATATGAAAGACACATTCATATTAGACCTACGATTACAGGTAGGAGTTCAACCAAACCTTCTGGCACTACTCCTGAGAGACCCTGTGCTCTGGCTGAAGGTCGTCTTTGGTCCCTTCACTCCATATCAGTTTCGTCTCGCTGGACCTGGACAATGGGCCGGAGCCCGACATGCTATCCTCACTCAGTGGAAGCGGGTTGCTCAGCCTTTCAAAACCCGAGCGGTACCAGAACCAGAGCCTGGGCAATCTGTCTTTTCCCTCCCTGGGCTGCTCACATTGGGAGGAAGTGTGATAATGGCTGTACTTCTGTCGAAAAATCTTCCAGCGCTGCAGGGTGCAGCTGAGTTTCTtgagaggagcaggatcttTTTGATGGACAACTGGTATACTGGTTAAACCAGAAGATCCTGACGCTTCTCATGCTACAGGCTTCTCTGTGCACAGCCACTTATCTATCTGCTGGATTCATGTGCCTCTTGAATGGTCCAATTTCCCAAGTAGGGAAGTAATTCATCCaacttgtttgtgttcatgtgctaTAATTCAGGTTGTTGAAATGACAATGTCCCACTGTGAAGCTGTGAATCATTTAATTACTATAAAGTTACTGCTAATTCCATGACCATTTTAAAATACCTTATATGTTGACGTACTTTCAGCCAGGATAAACCCTGCAGGGAAACAGGTCTTAAATGCATGAGAAGAATgtgtcacacacattcaaacctgATAACACAAAACACCACACACTGGAGCTATTGTCCTCTTGCTTTTTCTTCCCTGCATACCAGACTGGAGGTGTGGACCTGTCTCACTCAACCTCCATGAGACAAAACAACCCAACCAGCCTTGCTCCTGCAGGTAAAACTATACCTGCAACTCCCCTTTGTACGCGGTGCTACTTTTCACAAGTGCTCAAGGTATTACTTACTCCTCACCTTGAATACCCTCAAGATCAAGTTCTACCTGTTCATGTTCCAGATGGCACAACAAGCCTTACTGATGTTTTAATTCCGTTCATGAAGTTCTGTCTCCCCCTGCTGTTTTACTGTACTGTCTGATTCATTGTTTACCAGGAAGTCTCAGAAccataaatacataaactatGCATATAATAACACTTAAGTTTGCCTGAAAATTGTCAATTTAGTTCTTCACAATTCCTGAGATATAAGATTTATGGGGACTCCTTTTTACCTAATCACAGATTTACAGAACCTTacacaagtttgttttattctttatatttctgctattgtgtttgatttgaatttagaCAATGATGTGTTAATGTAACCGTTAAAAAAAGGGGGGTATTGTTATTGCAGTTGACTCATTGAACTGAATCAAAGATATTTGCCAACAAACTTGTGATAGAATAAAATGCAATTGCTTTGAATGAAATATGCATTAAAACAGTGATTAGTTCAAAATTTGTTCTACCGAGTCTGTATGTAGTTTATCATGAAATGGAGGTACACACTCAAAGTGCAAttacatcaataaatcaatcccTAAAATGCTTTACAGAGTCTATAAAATCAGCCCCCTAGCGATCCACAGACTCCCATCCATACATCCAGAACAAGACAAATATTAGCAGGAAGTCAGCTGTCATGAATattatacatttgaaaatagaaaacaccTAGGGcatgaaaagaaagataaatacagattaaaatACTCAAATTAATCAGGAAAAGATACAACTCGAATTCTAAAAGAGATGTGAAAggataaatgtaaaatacagataaaagaataaaatactaaaagagcagtaaataaaaccagagaaaGTAGAGAAAGTaggtaaataagtaaataattaaataaaatagagTAAATGGATATATCTGCAAAACAGTCTAAGGTGTATGAATAAATTCCcgagataaatacaaaaaaagaatcaaatatAAGGCCTGATTAAAAAGGTAGGTCTTGAGTTTGCCTCTAAAAATATCCAGAGAAATATCCACATTCTCTCCTGCAGACCCCGGGTCTTCAGGCAGGCTGGACCAGAGACCATAGTGATACAAATATGAGATGCTCTAAGATGCCCTTAGACCAGTAAGGTACACAACAGAAATATCCTAAAACTACTGTGAGAACATCTGCTTGTGTTGATGGTCTTCATGGAATCTTTTCTTAGATTGTTATTGTCCCAACTTAGATTTGACTATTTATCTTCTTGAGGAGGCCCAACCTTCTTGATATAGTTGCactttgtcctgtttttctATCGTAATCTTAAGCATAAATAATTCCCCACTTTAACCACTGCAGTGATATTTTAACTCCCCTGTGTCACACTTCAGTTTGTCGGGTTAGGGTCAAAGTTGATCATTATCCTGGATTACAAAAGAAAGACACGctctggtttatttttttatggttCGATCAATCACAGTCGTGTTGGGTGGCACTTGTTTTGCTGGAACATTTGCATCAACAGTTCtatgtgtaatgtttaattattCAGTCCAAAGTTTGTCATTTTCAGCGTGAA
Proteins encoded in this region:
- the LOC118121051 gene encoding flavin-containing monooxygenase 5, producing the protein MVCRVAVVGAGSSGLACIKICVDEGLEPVCFESSDDIGGLWRFKEAPEPQRASIYRSLVVNTSKEMMCFSDYPMPDDYPNYMLHSQLLQYLSLYAEHFHLLRYINFQTTVRSVTQRPDFSLSGQWDVVTINRDGEEERLVFDAVLVCSGPYTNPTLPLSGLTGYETFTGRCFHSWEYKDAEALRGKRVVVVGMGNSGGDIAVEISRSSKKTFLSTREGAWVTGRMSTNGLPLDMMNISRRINILKLLLPQTLINWVVERALNQKYDHRLYGLQPRHRILDRGILINDGLPGQILQGALVLKPNLKAFVETGVVFEDGTVEENIDAVVFCTGYNGTFPFLPPALSEGTHGELTLYKRLFPPSLQHPTLAIIAFFRTSGPIMPTVEMQARWAVKVFSGSRHLPSQEKMLEVLESDRQRSMKSYTCPLQAALHVDYITYVDFMAKEVGVQPNLLALLLRDPVLWLKVVFGPFTPYQFRLAGPGQWAGARHAILTQWKRVAQPFKTRAVPEPEPGQSVFSLPGLLTLGGSVIMAVLLSKNLPALQGAAEFLERSRIFLMDNWYTG